Proteins from a single region of Thiomicrorhabdus sp. Kp2:
- a CDS encoding ATP-dependent zinc protease, with the protein MSKTVGWCEWVRLPELGIERLECKVDTGAKNSALHAFEVDPFQKDGQEWVRFSIHIDDKDLTKIKTCEALVQDIRTVTDSGGNNTERFFIETALEIGDFKLQIPISLTSRDTMAFKMLLGRTALRKAGLIVDSAESYLQGIK; encoded by the coding sequence ATGTCCAAAACAGTTGGTTGGTGTGAATGGGTAAGGCTACCCGAATTGGGTATTGAGCGCTTAGAGTGCAAAGTGGATACAGGAGCTAAAAACTCTGCATTGCACGCTTTTGAGGTTGACCCTTTTCAAAAAGATGGGCAGGAATGGGTACGTTTTTCAATTCATATTGATGACAAGGATCTTACAAAAATTAAGACTTGTGAAGCCTTAGTTCAAGATATCCGAACCGTGACCGATTCTGGAGGAAATAATACCGAAAGATTTTTTATAGAAACCGCACTCGAAATTGGCGATTTTAAACTACAAATCCCTATTTCATTGACGAGCAGAGATACAATGGCATTTAAGATGTTATTAGGGCGAACTGCTCTTAGAAAAGCTGGATTAATTGTTGATTCAGCAGAATCATACTTACAAGGAATCAAATAA
- a CDS encoding co-chaperone GroES encodes MNIKPLQDRVVVRRVEEEKETAGGILLPGSAQEKQNIGEVVAVGPGKASDSGSIIAMTVKVGDKVMFGQYSGQEVKDDAGQPVMIMREDDIIAIID; translated from the coding sequence ATGAATATTAAGCCATTACAAGACCGTGTTGTTGTCCGTCGTGTAGAAGAAGAGAAAGAAACTGCAGGTGGTATTTTGCTACCAGGCTCTGCACAAGAAAAACAAAACATCGGTGAAGTAGTTGCTGTTGGACCAGGTAAAGCATCTGATTCAGGTTCAATTATCGCGATGACTGTTAAAGTCGGCGATAAAGTGATGTTCGGACAGTACTCTGGTCAAGAAGTAAAAGATGACGCAGGTCAGCCAGTTATGATTATGCGTGAAGACGATATTATTGCAATTATCGACTAA
- the cgtA gene encoding Obg family GTPase CgtA, translating to MQFVDEAKIHVEAGRGGNGVVSFRREKYIPFGGPNGGDGGDGGSVYLLADRNLNTLVDFRFTKHYKAQNGHSGMGQQKTGPAGEDLVITVPVGTTVFDVNADEVIGDLLEHGEKLLVAQGGLHGLGNIHFKSSKNRTPRQCTPGEDGEDRELRLELKVLADVGLLGMPNAGKSSLITAVSAARPKVANYPFTTLYPNLGVVAVSPETSFVIADIPGLIEGAAEGAGLGIQFLKHLSRTGLLLHVVDIAPEDESDPAENVKIIQKELEKYSDELSGKDRWLVLNKTDLLPAEAADEVCARIVEKTQWQGKVFQISAVQREGTQNLVNEIAYALEQNRIEAAEEEAPVRAQVDEDFDF from the coding sequence ATGCAATTTGTAGATGAAGCCAAAATTCACGTAGAAGCAGGCCGTGGAGGAAACGGAGTGGTCAGTTTTCGCCGTGAAAAATACATCCCTTTTGGCGGGCCTAATGGCGGTGATGGTGGTGACGGCGGTAGCGTTTATCTATTGGCTGACCGTAACTTGAACACTTTGGTCGATTTTCGTTTTACTAAACACTATAAAGCACAAAATGGCCATAGTGGAATGGGGCAACAGAAAACAGGGCCTGCAGGTGAGGATTTAGTGATTACCGTGCCTGTTGGAACCACTGTATTTGATGTGAATGCGGATGAGGTAATTGGTGATTTGCTAGAGCATGGTGAAAAGCTATTGGTTGCGCAGGGCGGACTTCATGGTTTGGGTAATATTCACTTTAAAAGCAGTAAAAACCGTACTCCGCGTCAATGTACACCAGGTGAAGACGGTGAAGATAGAGAATTACGTCTAGAACTTAAAGTACTCGCAGATGTAGGTTTGCTCGGTATGCCTAATGCAGGTAAGTCGAGTTTAATCACGGCGGTTTCTGCTGCTCGTCCAAAAGTGGCTAACTATCCATTTACAACGTTGTACCCAAACTTAGGTGTGGTTGCGGTTTCTCCCGAAACCAGTTTTGTTATAGCGGATATTCCTGGGTTAATCGAGGGTGCTGCAGAAGGGGCTGGTTTAGGAATTCAGTTTTTAAAGCATCTGTCACGTACAGGTCTTTTATTGCATGTGGTTGATATTGCACCTGAAGATGAGTCAGACCCAGCAGAGAATGTAAAGATTATTCAGAAAGAGCTCGAAAAATACAGTGATGAACTTTCTGGAAAAGATCGTTGGTTAGTGTTGAATAAGACAGATTTACTGCCAGCAGAAGCAGCAGACGAAGTTTGTGCACGTATCGTTGAAAAGACGCAATGGCAAGGAAAGGTTTTCCAAATCTCGGCAGTACAGCGTGAGGGCACACAAAACCTTGTGAATGAAATCGCTTATGCGCTTGAGCAAAATCGTATAGAAGCAGCCGAAGAAGAAGCGCCAGTTCGTGCACAGGTTGATGAAGATTTTGATTTTTAA
- a CDS encoding succinylglutamate desuccinylase/aspartoacylase family protein: MEKANSVREKVIKNQPVTIGNVTVNPGEKKTIDLQVGKLYTHSELTMPVQVWCGKQAGPVLFISAAIHGDELNGVEIIRRLLKVKALQRLKGTLITVPIVNLHGFINHSRYLPDRRDLNRCFPGSKSGSIAGRLAHIFLNEIVKKASHGIDLHTGAINRTNLPQIRADLDNEEVKSMAESFGSPVMLNANLRDGSLRAAAVKKGIPILLYEAGEALRFDEVAIRAGVSGIVNVMRHLGMLQKSRRKLERNMKPVIARASFWIRAPQSGIFRSLVKDGDRVEANKTLIGVVSDPFGELEEEVYSPNSGIVIGQMCMPLVNEGEALFHIAKFARSDIAEGKVGEFHDEMHDDSNLLYPADDIPRYGPM, from the coding sequence TTGGAAAAGGCTAATTCAGTTAGAGAAAAGGTCATTAAAAACCAACCGGTTACGATTGGTAATGTGACGGTTAATCCAGGTGAGAAAAAAACCATTGATTTGCAGGTTGGTAAGCTCTATACCCATAGTGAATTGACGATGCCAGTGCAAGTTTGGTGTGGTAAGCAAGCTGGGCCAGTGCTATTTATCAGCGCAGCGATTCATGGAGATGAATTGAACGGCGTTGAAATTATTCGTCGTCTCTTAAAAGTTAAGGCTTTACAGCGATTAAAAGGTACCTTGATTACCGTACCTATTGTCAACTTACATGGCTTTATTAACCACAGTCGTTATTTACCTGACCGCCGAGATTTGAACCGTTGTTTTCCAGGTTCAAAATCGGGCTCCATTGCTGGGCGTTTAGCGCATATATTCTTAAATGAAATTGTAAAAAAGGCCTCGCATGGAATTGACTTACATACGGGGGCGATTAATCGTACCAACTTGCCACAAATCCGCGCTGATTTAGACAATGAAGAAGTTAAGTCTATGGCGGAGTCATTTGGTTCGCCAGTAATGCTCAATGCCAACTTGCGGGATGGTTCTTTACGTGCGGCTGCGGTTAAAAAGGGTATTCCTATTTTGCTCTATGAGGCAGGTGAAGCGTTACGTTTTGATGAGGTAGCGATTCGTGCAGGGGTTTCTGGCATTGTGAATGTGATGCGACATCTTGGCATGCTACAAAAATCACGTCGAAAATTAGAGCGTAATATGAAACCCGTCATCGCACGTGCGAGCTTTTGGATTCGTGCGCCACAAAGTGGTATTTTTCGTTCTTTAGTCAAAGATGGTGATCGAGTAGAGGCCAATAAAACCCTTATTGGAGTGGTCTCCGATCCGTTTGGCGAGCTAGAAGAAGAGGTGTATTCACCTAATAGCGGCATTGTAATTGGCCAAATGTGTATGCCATTGGTAAACGAAGGTGAAGCTTTGTTTCACATAGCTAAGTTTGCACGTAGTGACATTGCTGAAGGTAAGGTGGGTGAGTTTCATGATGAGATGCATGATGACTCAAACTTACTCTACCCAGCAGATGATATACCGAGATATGGTCCTATGTAA
- a CDS encoding glutathione S-transferase has product MEKHPVLYSYRRCPYAMRTRMAIFLSGIQVEQREIVFWDKPKPMLDVSPKGTVPVLVLPDGTVIDESRDIMLWAFKHSADKSTYQAWLFSKNSRQRQAVNDWIDRCDNEFKQHLDHYKYADRFPEYSQVYYRELGCEFLDAIESSLSLVEPGNHSEGFALVGHQISMADIALFPFVRQFANVDKNWFSEADYPRLKSWLETFIESDFFKAVMKNRPVWQANHNPLWLNEPGLATKNEFTNKAIAQ; this is encoded by the coding sequence ATGGAAAAACATCCTGTTTTGTACTCTTATCGACGTTGTCCTTATGCGATGCGGACACGTATGGCGATTTTTCTTTCAGGTATTCAGGTTGAACAACGCGAAATTGTTTTTTGGGATAAGCCCAAACCGATGCTCGACGTCTCTCCAAAAGGGACAGTGCCTGTATTGGTTTTGCCTGATGGTACGGTGATTGATGAAAGCAGAGATATTATGCTTTGGGCTTTTAAACATTCAGCCGATAAATCAACTTACCAGGCCTGGTTATTTTCAAAAAACAGTCGTCAAAGGCAGGCGGTTAATGATTGGATTGACCGCTGTGATAATGAGTTTAAACAGCATTTAGATCATTATAAATATGCAGATCGTTTTCCGGAATATTCACAAGTTTATTATCGAGAGCTCGGCTGTGAATTTTTAGATGCAATTGAATCAAGCCTTAGTTTGGTTGAACCAGGCAACCATTCTGAAGGTTTTGCTCTAGTGGGTCATCAAATTTCTATGGCGGATATCGCTCTTTTTCCTTTTGTAAGGCAGTTTGCGAATGTCGATAAAAACTGGTTTTCAGAGGCGGATTATCCACGATTAAAATCCTGGTTGGAGACTTTCATTGAGTCAGACTTTTTTAAAGCGGTGATGAAAAATAGGCCTGTTTGGCAAGCTAATCATAATCCGCTTTGGTTAAATGAACCAGGCCTGGCAACTAAAAATGAGTTTACGAATAAAGCGATTGCTCAATAG
- the rimK gene encoding 30S ribosomal protein S6--L-glutamate ligase — translation MKLAILSRGPKLYSTRRLVEAAEARGHEVRVIDALRCYMNINSVHPEIHYKGEVLEGFDAVIPRIGASVTFYGTAVLRQFEMMNVYPLNESVSISRSRDKLRSLQLLSRKGIGLPVTGFAHSPDDVDDLLKTVGGAPVVIKLLEGTQGVGVVLADTHSAATSVIQAFNGLNANILVQEFIKEAGGADIRCFVVGGKVIAAMKRQGKEGEFRSNLHQGGSASLIKISAAERATAVNAAKAMGLNVCGVDLLRSNHGPVVMEVNSSPGLEGIEGATGKDIASMIIQFIETNANKKLNRTKTVGKG, via the coding sequence ATGAAACTTGCCATTTTATCGAGAGGGCCGAAGCTTTATTCCACTCGTCGATTAGTAGAAGCGGCTGAAGCTCGTGGTCATGAAGTGCGTGTAATTGATGCATTGCGTTGTTATATGAATATAAACTCTGTACATCCTGAAATTCATTATAAAGGTGAAGTTTTAGAGGGGTTTGATGCCGTTATTCCACGTATTGGCGCATCAGTCACTTTTTATGGTACAGCGGTTTTACGTCAGTTTGAAATGATGAATGTTTATCCGTTAAACGAGTCGGTTTCTATTAGCCGCTCACGCGATAAATTAAGAAGTTTACAGTTATTGTCCCGTAAAGGGATTGGTTTGCCAGTTACAGGGTTTGCGCACTCTCCAGATGATGTGGATGATTTATTAAAAACCGTTGGTGGAGCCCCAGTTGTGATTAAACTCCTTGAAGGGACTCAAGGAGTTGGTGTTGTTTTAGCCGATACACACTCTGCGGCCACCAGTGTTATTCAAGCTTTTAATGGTTTAAATGCCAATATCTTGGTACAAGAGTTCATTAAAGAAGCGGGTGGTGCCGATATACGTTGTTTTGTGGTCGGTGGTAAAGTGATTGCCGCTATGAAACGTCAAGGTAAAGAGGGTGAGTTCCGTTCAAATCTTCACCAAGGTGGTTCTGCCTCTTTAATTAAAATTTCTGCAGCGGAAAGAGCAACCGCTGTCAATGCCGCAAAAGCGATGGGCTTAAATGTCTGTGGTGTGGATTTACTGCGTTCGAATCATGGCCCAGTGGTTATGGAAGTGAACTCATCACCAGGCCTGGAAGGTATTGAAGGCGCAACGGGTAAAGACATCGCCAGTATGATTATTCAGTTTATTGAAACCAATGCTAATAAAAAATTAAATCGGACGAAAACTGTTGGAAAAGGCTAA
- the rpmA gene encoding 50S ribosomal protein L27 encodes MAHKKAAGSTKNGRDSNAKRLGVKAFGGQQVSAGSIIVRQRGTKFHPGENVGRGKDDTLFAKADGAVAFVSKGKPVRTYVTIVSE; translated from the coding sequence ATGGCTCATAAGAAGGCAGCAGGTAGTACTAAAAACGGTCGCGATTCTAATGCCAAGCGACTAGGTGTAAAAGCATTTGGTGGTCAGCAAGTTTCTGCTGGTAGCATCATTGTTCGTCAGCGTGGAACTAAGTTCCACCCTGGTGAAAACGTTGGTCGCGGTAAAGACGATACCTTATTTGCGAAAGCAGACGGTGCAGTAGCATTCGTATCTAAAGGTAAGCCTGTACGTACTTACGTAACAATCGTTTCTGAATAA
- the ispB gene encoding octaprenyl diphosphate synthase has protein sequence MTLSEIRALIQDDIQAVDQLILNRLSSDVVLINQIGHYIINSGGKRLRPLLVLLSARACGYQGTDHQLMAAVIEFIHTSTLLHDDVVDESDTRRGNKTANEVWGNAASVLVGDFLYSRSFEMMVEPGELKIMQVMSEATNVIAEGEVLQLLNCHDADTTKERYMEVIHRKTAKLFEAATQMGPILAKKPDLEEAFIAYGKHLGAAFQLIDDALDYTANTEELGKNIGDDLAEGKPTLPLIYVLENGSDTEKSIIRRAIESEGIKLLKEVTSIIKNSGAIAYTQKIAQKEADLAKEAISLLAESDLKTALNSLADLAVNRSH, from the coding sequence ATGACGTTATCTGAAATCCGTGCCTTAATTCAAGACGATATTCAAGCGGTAGACCAGTTAATATTGAATAGACTCTCATCTGATGTCGTTCTCATTAACCAAATTGGCCACTACATCATTAATAGTGGTGGGAAACGTCTTCGCCCATTACTGGTTCTATTAAGTGCACGTGCTTGTGGATACCAAGGAACGGATCACCAGTTAATGGCAGCGGTTATTGAGTTTATTCACACCTCTACTTTATTACATGATGATGTTGTCGATGAATCGGATACACGTCGTGGCAATAAGACGGCCAATGAAGTATGGGGAAATGCGGCCAGTGTACTGGTGGGAGATTTCCTATACTCACGTTCGTTTGAAATGATGGTTGAACCAGGTGAACTGAAAATCATGCAGGTAATGTCAGAAGCCACCAATGTGATTGCTGAAGGTGAAGTGTTGCAGTTATTAAATTGCCATGATGCTGACACCACTAAAGAACGCTACATGGAAGTCATCCATCGTAAAACAGCAAAATTATTTGAAGCCGCTACTCAAATGGGGCCCATTTTAGCCAAAAAACCTGACCTTGAAGAAGCTTTTATCGCCTATGGAAAACACTTAGGTGCGGCTTTTCAATTAATTGATGACGCCCTAGATTACACCGCCAATACCGAAGAACTTGGCAAAAACATTGGTGATGATTTAGCGGAAGGTAAACCAACCCTCCCCCTAATTTATGTTTTAGAAAATGGCTCTGATACAGAAAAGTCAATTATTCGTAGAGCCATAGAATCAGAAGGCATTAAGCTTCTTAAAGAAGTCACCTCGATTATTAAAAATTCAGGAGCCATCGCTTACACACAAAAGATTGCCCAAAAAGAGGCCGACTTAGCGAAAGAAGCTATTAGTCTTTTGGCTGAAAGCGATCTTAAAACAGCACTAAACTCTTTAGCCGACTTAGCCGTTAATCGATCACACTAA
- the groL gene encoding chaperonin GroEL (60 kDa chaperone family; promotes refolding of misfolded polypeptides especially under stressful conditions; forms two stacked rings of heptamers to form a barrel-shaped 14mer; ends can be capped by GroES; misfolded proteins enter the barrel where they are refolded when GroES binds) yields MAKDVKFGLDARELMVDGINILADAVKVTLGPKGRNVVLERSFGSPLVTKDGVSVAREIELEDKFMNMGAQMVKEVSSQTNDVAGDGTTTATVLAQSIVREGMKSVAAGMNPMDLNRGIHKAVEAVVAEIKAMAQPCTTSEAIAQVGTISANSDAAVGKMIAEAMERVSTEGVITVEEGSSLQDELVVVEGMEFDRGYLSPYFVTNQEKMVAELENPFVLLYDKKISSIRDLLPTLEAVSKTGRPLLIIAEDVDGEALATLVINNMRGIVKVAAVKAPGFGERRKAMIQDMAILTGGTLISEEVGLSLESITLDLLGETKSAVVGKDTTKLIDGAGSKEDIEGRCAQIKSQIATTTSEYDSEKLNERLAKLAGGVAVLKLGAATEMEMKEKKDRVDDALHATRAAVQEGIVAGGGVALVRALSKVQVQGDNDDQNVGIQIALRAMQEPMRQIAANCGLEGSVIVNKVMEGEGNFGFDASKEEYVDMIEAGIIDPAKVTRSALQNAASVAGLVLTTGAAIADLPSKDAGADAAAQGYAPGGMM; encoded by the coding sequence ATGGCAAAAGACGTCAAATTTGGTTTAGATGCTCGTGAGTTAATGGTTGATGGTATTAACATTCTTGCAGACGCAGTAAAAGTAACACTTGGACCTAAAGGTCGTAACGTAGTTTTAGAAAGATCATTTGGTTCACCATTAGTCACTAAAGATGGTGTATCGGTTGCTCGTGAAATTGAACTTGAAGATAAGTTCATGAACATGGGTGCACAAATGGTTAAAGAAGTTTCTTCGCAAACCAATGATGTTGCTGGTGACGGTACAACTACAGCAACTGTTCTAGCTCAGTCTATCGTTCGTGAAGGAATGAAGTCTGTTGCGGCTGGTATGAACCCAATGGATCTTAACCGTGGTATTCATAAAGCGGTTGAAGCGGTTGTTGCTGAAATCAAAGCGATGGCACAGCCATGTACAACGTCTGAAGCGATTGCTCAAGTGGGTACTATCTCTGCAAACTCTGACGCGGCAGTAGGTAAGATGATTGCTGAAGCGATGGAACGTGTTTCAACCGAAGGTGTTATCACTGTTGAAGAAGGTTCTTCACTGCAAGATGAACTAGTGGTTGTAGAAGGTATGGAGTTTGACCGTGGTTACCTATCGCCTTACTTTGTAACGAACCAAGAAAAAATGGTTGCTGAGTTAGAGAACCCATTTGTTCTTCTTTACGATAAGAAAATCTCAAGCATCCGTGATTTACTACCGACTTTAGAAGCGGTTTCAAAAACAGGTCGTCCTCTATTAATTATTGCTGAAGATGTTGATGGTGAAGCGTTGGCTACATTAGTTATTAACAACATGCGTGGAATCGTTAAGGTTGCTGCAGTTAAGGCTCCTGGTTTTGGTGAGCGTCGTAAAGCGATGATTCAAGACATGGCGATCTTAACGGGTGGTACATTAATCTCTGAAGAAGTGGGCCTAAGCCTAGAGTCTATTACTTTAGATTTACTAGGTGAAACTAAATCTGCAGTAGTAGGTAAAGACACCACTAAGTTAATCGACGGTGCGGGTTCTAAAGAAGATATTGAAGGTCGTTGTGCGCAAATCAAGTCACAAATTGCGACTACGACTTCTGAGTACGATTCTGAAAAATTAAACGAACGTTTAGCAAAACTTGCTGGCGGTGTTGCGGTACTTAAATTAGGTGCAGCGACTGAGATGGAAATGAAAGAGAAAAAAGACCGTGTTGACGATGCACTTCACGCAACACGTGCCGCAGTTCAAGAAGGGATTGTTGCAGGTGGTGGTGTTGCTTTAGTTCGCGCTCTATCAAAGGTACAAGTTCAAGGCGACAACGATGACCAAAACGTAGGTATTCAAATTGCATTACGTGCGATGCAAGAGCCAATGCGTCAAATTGCAGCTAACTGCGGTTTAGAAGGTTCTGTTATTGTGAATAAGGTAATGGAAGGTGAAGGAAACTTCGGTTTTGATGCGTCTAAAGAAGAGTACGTTGATATGATTGAAGCGGGTATTATTGACCCAGCTAAAGTAACACGTTCGGCACTTCAAAATGCGGCTTCTGTTGCTGGTTTAGTGTTAACTACTGGTGCAGCGATTGCAGATTTACCATCTAAAGATGCTGGTGCGGATGCAGCGGCGCAAGGTTACGCACCAGGCGGCATGATGTAA
- a CDS encoding patatin-like phospholipase family protein yields the protein MILSFSVILTGCSSYGVINNAKQTNRYKPVESDYSMKSVLQHKPQGKVALVLTFSGGGTRAAALAYGVLQELKETKVTINNKTTSLLDEVDIISAVSGGSFIAAYYGLNGKRTFKDFESVMLKKDFEDELISGVLNPLSWFGDTGRTEMAIQLYNNTIFKDATFADLNKPDSPLILINATDLANGARVSFTQDYFDFICSDISSFSVAKAVTASSAVPVLFNPVVLKNYQPCNNNAKTKLLFSESQTQNNIELQQAINNLKLYVFSDYPYLQLVDGGITDNLGLRAIYEAIEFSGGPKAFLREINKNNVEHIAVISVDASTQTSKIISTTNKSPTIQQSIDAVTDIQIHRYNASTTELFEKSLNRWGEELSTKNHSVQPHFIQVSFDQLDTEQEAEEFNHIPTRLSLTEPDVAKLIKTGRALLKNNFQFQFLLQELNTQTERISVQN from the coding sequence ATGATTCTATCATTCAGTGTCATTCTTACAGGCTGCTCATCCTACGGTGTTATTAACAATGCTAAGCAAACCAATCGCTATAAACCAGTAGAAAGCGACTACTCTATGAAGTCAGTTTTACAGCACAAACCTCAAGGTAAAGTCGCCTTGGTGTTAACGTTTTCTGGCGGTGGAACTCGAGCTGCAGCTTTGGCCTATGGGGTTTTGCAAGAACTAAAAGAGACTAAAGTCACTATAAACAATAAAACGACTTCTTTATTAGATGAAGTCGATATTATTAGTGCTGTGTCTGGCGGTAGCTTTATTGCCGCTTACTATGGTTTAAATGGTAAGCGTACTTTCAAAGATTTTGAAAGCGTCATGCTTAAAAAAGATTTTGAAGATGAGTTAATTAGCGGCGTACTCAACCCATTAAGCTGGTTTGGCGACACAGGTAGGACAGAAATGGCGATTCAGCTCTACAATAACACTATCTTTAAAGACGCTACCTTTGCAGACCTAAATAAACCAGATAGCCCGTTAATTTTAATCAATGCCACAGACTTAGCCAATGGCGCGAGAGTTTCATTTACACAAGATTATTTTGATTTTATCTGTTCAGACATCAGCAGTTTTTCAGTTGCAAAGGCGGTTACCGCCTCTTCTGCCGTACCTGTTCTGTTTAACCCTGTAGTTTTAAAAAACTACCAACCTTGTAACAACAACGCCAAAACCAAATTACTTTTTTCTGAGTCACAAACACAAAACAATATTGAACTACAACAAGCTATTAACAACCTCAAACTGTACGTTTTTTCAGACTATCCATATCTACAATTAGTCGATGGTGGTATTACTGACAATCTAGGTTTACGCGCAATTTATGAAGCCATTGAATTTTCGGGTGGCCCTAAAGCATTTTTAAGAGAGATTAATAAAAACAATGTTGAACACATTGCTGTCATTTCCGTTGACGCCTCGACCCAAACCTCTAAAATTATCAGCACAACCAATAAAAGCCCAACCATTCAACAAAGTATTGATGCCGTTACCGATATTCAGATACATCGTTACAATGCATCAACAACAGAACTGTTTGAAAAGTCGCTCAATCGATGGGGAGAAGAACTCTCAACAAAAAACCATAGCGTGCAACCACATTTTATCCAAGTTAGTTTTGACCAGTTAGATACCGAACAAGAAGCGGAAGAATTTAACCACATTCCAACCCGTTTAAGCCTTACAGAACCCGATGTTGCTAAGCTCATAAAAACGGGGCGCGCCTTGCTTAAAAACAATTTTCAATTCCAGTTTCTACTGCAGGAATTAAATACCCAAACTGAAAGAATCTCGGTACAAAATTAA
- the proB gene encoding glutamate 5-kinase, whose amino-acid sequence MQRSDLKNTKRWVVKIGSALLTNDGQGLNRVALASWVAQMVELKKQGVEVVIVSSGSVAEGMKRLGWSTRPKLLNELQAAASVGQMGLIQAYESEFSQYDIHSAQILMTHDDLSNRKRYLNVKSAIETLLEYGVVPIINENDTVVTDEIRFGDNDTLAALTANLISADVLVIMTDQQGLYNDNPRENPNAELIDEARVSRKDIEAMASPEGGALGKGGMYTKVMAAKRAARSGTATLIASGRAENILPNLFNGLPQGTLLIPDLEPLTARQQWLAGHLQAKGTLVLDAGAVEVLRTSGKSLLPIGVKSMRGNFQRGEMVVCYDQSGHEVARGLVNYSFTEAHKIMGQPSHQIESILGFIEDESLIHRDNLVLSE is encoded by the coding sequence ATGCAGCGTTCTGATTTAAAGAATACCAAACGTTGGGTGGTTAAGATTGGCAGTGCCTTATTAACAAATGATGGACAAGGTTTAAACCGTGTAGCTTTAGCAAGTTGGGTTGCCCAGATGGTCGAACTTAAAAAGCAAGGCGTTGAAGTTGTGATAGTCTCTTCTGGTTCAGTCGCTGAAGGGATGAAGCGTCTAGGTTGGTCAACTCGCCCTAAACTGTTAAACGAGTTACAGGCCGCCGCCTCGGTTGGTCAAATGGGCTTGATTCAGGCTTATGAATCTGAGTTTTCTCAATATGATATTCATTCAGCACAAATCTTAATGACGCATGATGATTTATCAAATCGTAAACGTTATTTGAATGTTAAAAGTGCTATAGAAACGCTGCTTGAGTATGGCGTTGTGCCCATTATTAATGAAAATGACACGGTGGTGACTGATGAAATTCGTTTTGGTGATAATGACACCTTAGCGGCTTTAACTGCAAATCTTATCTCTGCCGATGTGTTGGTGATTATGACCGACCAACAAGGCCTTTATAACGATAACCCGCGTGAAAATCCTAATGCAGAGCTCATTGATGAGGCGCGTGTTAGTCGCAAAGACATTGAAGCGATGGCGAGTCCTGAAGGGGGCGCTTTAGGTAAGGGTGGTATGTACACTAAAGTGATGGCAGCAAAAAGAGCGGCTCGTTCTGGTACGGCCACCTTGATTGCTTCAGGTCGAGCAGAGAATATTTTACCTAATTTGTTTAATGGCCTTCCGCAAGGAACTTTACTGATTCCAGATTTAGAACCATTAACCGCTCGTCAGCAATGGTTGGCAGGTCACCTTCAAGCAAAAGGAACACTGGTATTAGATGCGGGTGCTGTTGAGGTGTTACGTACCTCTGGTAAGAGTTTGTTACCAATTGGTGTTAAGTCCATGCGCGGCAATTTTCAACGTGGTGAAATGGTGGTTTGTTATGATCAATCAGGGCATGAAGTGGCACGTGGTTTAGTCAATTACTCATTTACTGAAGCGCACAAAATCATGGGACAGCCGAGTCATCAAATTGAGTCTATTCTTGGTTTTATTGAAGATGAGTCTTTAATTCATCGAGATAATCTTGTTTTAAGCGAATAG
- the rplU gene encoding 50S ribosomal protein L21, whose translation MYAVIKTGGKQYRVREGQILRIESLNAEAGDAIEFDEVLMVGEGSDVKIGMPVVEGAKVAATVEANGRGKKVTIIKFRRRKNRSKTKQGHRQNYTEVKIGKISA comes from the coding sequence ATGTACGCAGTTATTAAAACCGGTGGTAAGCAGTATAGAGTTCGTGAAGGTCAAATCTTACGTATTGAATCACTAAATGCAGAAGCTGGTGATGCAATTGAGTTTGACGAAGTATTGATGGTAGGTGAAGGTTCTGATGTAAAAATCGGTATGCCTGTTGTTGAAGGTGCTAAAGTTGCAGCAACTGTTGAAGCAAACGGTCGTGGTAAAAAAGTAACTATCATCAAATTCCGTCGTCGTAAGAACCGCTCTAAGACTAAGCAAGGCCACCGCCAAAACTACACTGAAGTTAAAATCGGTAAGATTTCAGCTTAA